The Megalobrama amblycephala isolate DHTTF-2021 linkage group LG1, ASM1881202v1, whole genome shotgun sequence genome segment gggaaaaaaaatcagattcatttttcgtttttcattCATAGGTAGAAAAATGAATGAACagctttaatatttgttatCTACAAGTGGGTGGGAATTAAATGGCTCTCTCTGCTGATTGGTTAGCAAAAGATCAAACCGTGTCATCATCAGGGATGCGTTCAGCACCGACAAAACGCTGcaaagtgtttttaaaatggaaacggtggtgcgttgTGTTAGTAACACAACTCTACACCAAAGTAACACAACTCTACACCTCAAAGATCAAGGAGAGTCAACTCTTTCCTCCACCAAACCTTTTATGAAGCCATAAAGTTGAACCTTGGGACTAAAATGGCCGATCGAAGACGGCTCCTCCATGTCTGCTTAATTACAAATGCATTTGATTGTAGTAACAGAGCAAAAGATCAAAGAGACCCTCATTTGTTTTGTTGACTTTAAGAAACCAGATGGCTCAGCAAACACCAGGACGCAAGGTGTAAATTCCCACTGTTATCAGGAAACTCGGACCTGCAGAAACATCTCAAGGTGAAAATCACAGCAGAAACACCCCTACTTCAGAAATATATCTCTACTGCCAAAGATATGAACTTATCACCAGAAGTAGCCTTAAACATATCACGTGTaatacaaatgttttgtttagtttataCATCCTGAGGAATTCTTTCTGTGTTTAATATTGATTACATGTATGTACTGTTTGGTATGGTTGAGACGGACGAGTGTTTGCAGTATTTTGATGCAAAAATGATTTGTGTAAAATGTACGCCATTTGAACTAGGAAAATTAATTTCTTCAAAGTGCTGACCAAAATCCATTAAGTTTGGACACAAAGGACCATAAGGACATTATGCTAATTACATACAAGAACAGGAGAACTGGGCATAAGACCTGCCCAAAACCACACCGGACTGGTGGAAACACTGGtctcactttatattaagtggccttaactactatgtacttacatttaaattaatcatttgatacaatgcacttattgtgtacatacatgtttttacattgtacttatattttaaaaacacctgcatgtaattaaatctgtaattaatttctgtaattacatttataattacactgttgactcatcccttacaccttacccctacccttaaacctacccataccaacaaagctttccctaaccttacccatatcccacctcaatagcagcaaaagtgttttgcaattcaaaatGAACCCAAttagtacattgtacttattttttgatgtaagtacatagtagttaaggccacttaatataaagtggacCGAAACACTTGAAAGGGTGGAGCCAACAAATCGTTCAGAACTCAATGCCACGCATTGTTCTTGGCTTGCGCTTTTAGCCTTGGTTTTGCTAACTGGTGCGGACTGAACATCGGGCCGACTTCAAGAACTCACTCAACCTCCCTGCAAGAACCTTCATTAAACTTCTCAGAAGAAGACTCACTCGAAGTCTTTTATTTGCAGCAACTTCTCGAGATGCCGAGAGAAATTTACGCAGCAACACGTAACCCTGCAACCAATCAATGAAGCCAATCCATTCACCAACGAACGCTGTCCCTCAGAACTCTTGACAAACCTTTAGCCGAGCAGCACGGCAAAGATCCCTTCAACTACATCACAAAGGAAACACACGCTTACAGGAGCATCCAAACGCAAGTAATGCAATCTCCTAATTTTAATGAGCTGGTGCAATTTTTATTAAGCAAATGAACTACGGTTTAATTGCTAGAATATTAATTCTCTCAGGTTACGGTCaaagaatattatttaaagCTAGACAACTGACTATATGCACAAGTAAGAcagcatacaaaataaataaagacattcctcagtgttcctcctcggctaaattcaattcgaccatcagttttcacacttttatgtgaaaaaagcttaaattaaataattattgtgcactttagttagattaattgaataaaatgtgtgttttcacaagtgtgctgaaatcattgatcttgtgctgcactgactgacagctgctgtgattataaagagagagcggtgctcgctttctgtgtcattcattcacaagaaaagttattgtttttcatgagattctGTGAGTATTTCAACAATTGACAAAACATTTcaacattgacaaaatgtatttttaaacttagttattttataatgtttaataattagTCAAAAACAAAGTGAAGAACAattagaggaaatggctgatatatgcgcaaataaatgctactttgaaCAAGAGTTGTATCTATGgtagctgagaaggccattctttgtgttctttttgaagaattttcagagcctgatgaaatcggtttaatactgcaaaatacacTCAATGTTACAATCACTGCCCTTGccatccagaataaaagagatcACATTTGTAAACGACTTTACTTGGATccattgtgcgagctgtctctttaatccCACGTGGTTTATGTACATGTTGTTGACGATTGGGCCGGcatttttgacacacccaccaaacaagagaaaacgcaTCTTAAACCCATTGCACActgtttccaggaaacatgtcgttcagTCCAGAAACTGTATCAAAATATTGCGCACCAGTTTGAGCTTAAACGTGCCTCCTCTAATAGTCCTCCTCAGCAGCAGTTGTACGGATGCTTAACGTGTTTATTGCAAATATATTTAATCTTTTTCTCATCAAACAACCAGACTaacaatgaaattaaatataactagttgtaaattaaatatttttacacacTAATACAAAAAGGAAAGAATAATGCAGACGTGAGTTTGAAGGCTTGGGTTGTAAATgcgtaaaccactcccctccaaccgtTAGTCGGCtgtgagcgagagatggagaggaggagcgctgaagtaaaactctgccctctgtTCAATATTCCATTTCACTTGAAATACGTCACAACgttgtttgcaacttccggttcacggggACTTTAATATTCACGCAAGAACGGTCATTCTGACTATCTGACATCCAGAGAACAACAGAGAGATTAAAATACACTTCTGAGATAATGTAGGCcttgtgttttattaaaaatgggtcccactttatattaagtggccttaccTTCTATGTagttacataaaaaaaagtacaatgtacttattgggttcatattgaattgcaaaacacttttgcagctattgaggtggatacaggtaaggttagggaaagctttggtggtatgggtaggtttaagggtgggttaaggtgtaagggatgggtcaacagtgtaattataaatgtaattacagaaaataattacagatgtaattacatgcaggtgtttttaaaatataggtacaatgtaaaaacatgtatgtacacaataagtgcattgtatcaaatgattaatttaaatgtaagtacatagtagttaaggccaaaTCTATCAGTTTGTGTCATGAAGCACCTTTAACTCTCCACTCATCCATCATTTCCAGCTCAGATCTTCTGCAGTCAGACTCACTGTTTTGGACGATGTCCTGCATCTTCTTCCAGACTCTGAACGACAGGTTGCCCAAGTAACGTGGCACATGAATCAAAGCTCCAGAAGCCATCTGTGGATCCGGCTGTGAGCTCTGGACTCTGGAAGAACATTCAGGAGTCAGAACTGCAGTGGCTTTGGATCAGAACCAGAGAGACCAGAGACAGGAGCAGATCACCTTTCCACTGAGACTGGAAACtcctgcagaacaaacacaccatTTATCATCAAGAACTCACTCAATGAACCAATGATCAACCAATGCTCTGAAATCAGACCTTCAGAAAGCAGACGTCATTGGCTTTCATCATCTCCTCCATGTCTTtgattgtgtgtgaaagagctgagatgtgtctgttcatctcttccagcttctccttcatcatctgcttcttctgctcctcttcctccctcagagcagtgattgtagcttcttcttcatctctgagaaactgatgaagcTTCTCAAACTGCTGTTTAATCTGACGCTCTGTGTGGTCAGCTTGAGACTGAAATCAGATCACATTCACTTCAATCATCTCAATCAACACACATCAACACTTCACATCATTAATATCAGAGATAAACTCAGATACCGACATATAACGGATCCAGAAGCAGATTGATGCCCGtcatttacagaaataatacactgGAATCCATTATGTTAAATATATCAGATCATAGCTGTATATAGTGATCCTACAGCTGTAATGAAAATGACTCTGATTCTGTTTCCTCACCTTGATGTGTTGAACTGTTTCCTCAAACTCTCCTTTCATTTCTTCATTGTGTTGAAGTTTCTCTTGTAAGGACTTCAGTGCTGTATTGAGCTCCTCCTAgaattgaacaaaaatacagttgaAGCTCAAACATCAAGACAATGATTCAAAGCACAGGAGTCAATCCATCTCTGTAAGGATCAAAAAAAGCTCAATTAAAGTTTTGGAGTGTCCTTGTCAAAGTCCTGACTTGAACCCAATTGAGATGATGTGCAAGACCTTAAACAGGAAGTTCATGCTTGAAACCCCTCCAGATAAGTGGGTCAAAATCCACCACAGCACTGTGAAAGACTGATCTCCAGTTATCATGTGTTCAGCTGCAGTTATTGCTGCTAAAGTGGGTGATTAGTTTTTTACACGGGTGATAGGTGTTAAAAACTGGACTCTGTGTTTACTGAGGTTGCCTTTGTTTTCTTGTATTTTGTTTGAAGATCTAAAACTAGCATGAGACACAAAAACTGAAGAAATCAGGATGAACATGATATTATATTTGACCAATTATTCCTTCCTTACATGTGAAATAAGAGTCATTTGTCTTACCTTGTATGATGGGACAACTTCATTGATGGGTCTGACTGTGTGACTGATGTGTTTTTGTGAAGTAAAGCACACTACACACACAGGCTGTTTGTCCTCCAGACAGAAGAGTTTGAGTTTCTCACTGTGTAAACTGCAGATCTCCTCAGATCCTGATGAACGCCTCTCATTTCTCTCCTTCAGGAACGACTCACACAAGTTTTTTAACGCCAGATTAGGAGGAGGTTTATCTTTTGAGGATCTTCTCCTGCAGACAGGACACTCCTGAGTTTTCTTGGTTCTCCAGAACTGTTGAAGACACTCTTTACAAAAACTGTGACTACATGATAAAATAACAGGAGCCTTGAAGATTTCATGACATACAGGACAAATATAATCATCTTCAGCTGCTGAAGCCATTTTCACTGTTTGAGCTCCAGCAGTCTaaactttactttcactttctgaaTAACGGTTTCAAAAATGAATCATGAGGATTTGCTGTCTGTTCAGAAAGTAACTTCACAAAAATCCTTCTTGaagtttttcctctttgttCTCCACTGATCGCTGATTCTTTATTGATTTTGTCAAGAGAGAAGAAAGTCCGTTTGACTGAAAGGAGAAATAAGTCAGTCTCTTCCTGGTGAGTGTTGTGAGAGGGTGGAGTTTATAATCGCCTATACGGGTGTGTTCAAACAGGAACTATAGGATTTCTTCAGGTTAGATGTATTAAAAATGAACTTGTAttgaaacattaaattaaaatgctgTAAAACCTTGGATAAAACAACAATGAACAATGACAacacacaaatattaataataaaagaccCCAAAACActtatgtgttttatttattgctttttatctGTCAGAGAATTTCTCTTAATGATGGTTATGGGAGGAATGTGTCACAAGTTACAACACACATAAGTGTGCATAAGGGGCCAAAAACAATCAGAGTGCCTGAGGTCAATAAACTGTCCTGtttcaaaacattagatttttCTGACTCTTATTTCAGGCTTTACAGGTTAAAGTAGGCGTTCAATCCTCATAGTTGGAGCAGATGAAGTTGAGCACACATGTTGGAGGAAGGCTGATCCAATGCTGATCTCCTGCCGTCTGCATGGCTCAGACTCTCCGCTCACGGCTGCAGTCTTTCGGACCGTTGCCTTCGCCCTCCGCCCAGTTCTGATAACACACCACAGGTACGGAGATCTCCAGGCCGGGTCTATGAGCTCTGGGTGCCATGGTGGGTTGGGAGCTTCAGGAAGCCATGGCAGATTGGGAGCTTCAGGACACCATGGCGGTGAGGCCTCAGTGGCCCTGGCCACTACGACCATGGGTATATTGCCCCCCCACCCCCAAAACTTCTTTGGGAGGATCCGCACATCCCTGAGCTGGAGCGGAATGAAGAAATGGATTCTGTTTGGAATGAAGGGAATGAAGTGGGCTCGTGGAAAGGAGTGGGCTCTAGTGCTGAGTCTGGAGCTGACAATGGGACTGGAGCAGAGTCTGGAGCCATCTCTGGATTACAGGACATCCCCTCATAGTCCACTAACAGGCCAAGGGGCACAAGTGTGGGAACCATTACGGCTGAGGGCTCAGTTGTTACGGCGTCCATCTTGAATGAGGGCTCAGACGTGGTGGCCATCTTAAACGAGGGCTCAGGCCCATCACAGTGGCCTTCTCAGCAAACTGTACGTTCCTATGTATAATAACAGCAACCCCCCTACTCTTACTATTAAAATTAGAATGATATATTTGTGTAAAGCCTCCTCTGTGAAGTTTAGCATGGTCCTTGTTCAACAAATGAGACTcttgtaaatataatataaccataataatgtaacatAACCTGAATTTAAACTTGAACTACGCAGTCATTAATGTGATGCTCATGTTTAGCCAACCACCTGCATCTGGTGTATGCACTTGTCCTTACAAGTCAGGTTCTTCAAAATGAAGTCTTTATCTTTTACCGGGTCCTTGAAGCTTGTCTCTTTTCCATCCCGTGTCGTGATCCTCAAAACTGCAGGGTATCTCAGCCCAAAGCAAACCATCTCACAGCTGTGGCGTAAACTCCTCACCTCATTGAAAGCTGCTCGCTGCTTGCTCACTGTCTGGGTGAAATCGGGAAGGATCCGTATTCGATCGTCGTGGACTGTAGTGACTAACTTCATTTCTATGGCTTTCTTCAGAATGTCCTCTTTTTCAGAGAAATAATGACACCTCACCACAAAGGTGCGCGGTGGTTCATTGTCATCAGTTGGTCTGCTGCGAAGGGTGCGATGAGCTCGGTCTAAGAGAGGGGTTTTCTCGAGGTTGAGGGCCTCTTTCAAGAGACCGGCCACAAACTCAGTTATCCGTTTGCCATGCTCTCATCCCTCCTTTACTCCTGTAATGCAAAAGTTTGAGCTGCGTGACTTCACCTCCAGATCCTCACTCCATTCTTTCAGTACGGCCAACTCCTTTTTCATAACAGTAAACTCCTTCTCAAGGGTAGTAATGGAGTCCGAATCCCCCCATCGCAGCCTCCAATTCGGTCACTTGTTCCTCCACTGCTTCCACTCTGGCATTGACACGCTCCACTGCATTGCGTAAATCGGTCCAGAGCTGGTCAACTTGGCTGCAGAGTACAGCTGATTGAGCAGCAGCGTTTTCTTATATTTTTGCAATCAGGTCCTCTTTGAGTGAATTAATTGCTTGGAGAACCATATAGTTGTCGCTCGCTGCGTCTTTCCTTGAAGTAGTTTGGAGTTCGATATTAGCATTACTGCTGGTAGCAAATTCTGCATCTCTGCGGTTTCTCCGGCTCTTATTCATTTCGCTTCAAAAGTggctcaaactgtatttaaaccAACTGTTAAGCCCTTAATAACACACAAAGGCAGCTTTAGGATACTAGTGCATAAAATAAGAGCTATATAAAGCGAACAACAACTCTACATCTTTACATGGCGCCGCTCCAACCAGAAGTCTCTATATAcaatttaatcacagtttaaataatagattattttcatcctactaagagaaacaacatgAAGTTGACCGTTTAGTCACAGGTTTGATTTATTgacaataaaacaatttttagACAAAAACATCTGACTGTAGGCCTTCATGAATCATGACATATCAGAAATCACTGATCACTGGTTTATTATTACACATAATCTGTACATATCAAACGATCTGTAACAAAGCAATTGTGACAAAAACTtttttactcacataatctgcGCCATTCCTGTCGGATCCAATATATCCAATAAGGCACAGCATCATTTCTGTAATATCAGGCTTTCTGCAAATCCAATGCAGCTACTGTGTTTTTCCACAACCTGGCACTACACAACATTTTGCACTCTTGTTTATCTCTTAGGCATGTTTATCTCTTAGTTGCTCAATCCAGTGTTAGTGTCACGTCTGTTATTTACCTACTACTTGTGAATCTGAGTGGGGCTACAGAGGTAATGATTTAGAAGTAGgtgttgatcttcttctgcagaggtgGTCTTAAAAAATAGGCACATTCCACAACCAGTCATAATCTGGCCTTGGTTAACATAAAAGTGGTCAAACTCTCAAGCAAGGACCTCTACATTCCAATTGGTTGCCGCCGAACCGCGccatagctcattaccataaagttggCCTGACTTTAACTCTCCTCGACGCTCTCACTGTCCAAGATGTGCCACGCCGCTCTCGCCGGAGTTCGCCGCCGGCTCACATTGAAAATTAATGACTTCCTGTCactttgacgctctcgccggcAGCGGTGTGAACACATGGTGAGTGTTGCTGTAGTGTTGGATATCAcaatttcgtcatcagaagagtagGTATATACAGTAAGCGCACCACTGTTTTTTTGTAAAAGCAGGTCGCACATGCGCATTAACTTTTATttgcaataatataataataatcataattagtgtatccacaaggtggcaaccatgcCCTGGGGAGTCGATTCACAAGGTCAAGAAAAACTGGATAAACAGAATAGACCCGGAACACATGGGAGCTACAGTGACAACAGAGGCCTAtatagacgagagattgtgtgaagaggttagaaagtaccctcatttgtacaattcTTGCATGAAAGAACACAAATGTTTACATGGGTTATTACTCGTGGCGAGAGATTTCTCAAAACTTGCTCGAACGCTTGTGTATGCGTGCGAGTCAAGTGAAGGCTGTGTGTTCGACTgtcaagaaaaaagaaatatactttaataatatactttaatacTTTAATAATTTACTCTTGAGATCTGGATACAAATATTGGAAACATGATGAAAGCAGGAAGATCCAGACCTACAGGAGTAACATTTACTGACTATTGACCGCTAAGATCCTCAGAGACCCAAGACACCAGAAGAATGGAAAGAGTGTGTCAGTGAAGGTGGATTTGAATGTATGTAGATGTGTGTTAGTTACAGGATCAGAGAATGACACCTTTCTTCTGCCATAGTCCAGAGACACTCTCACACGATCAAGCTTCTGTTTAACACGAAAACCAAAACCTAAAGACAGTCCTGTAGAATTATACCACACACTCCAGGCATCAGTGTCAAAGAAATCCTGTCCCTTCCTCTGGTTTGATGCTGTAGTGACTCCAAGCTCCCAGTCTGAACTCTCTTTAACCTCTATATCCCAGcagtgtgttcctgagttaaacCCCTCTGAACCCAGAACACAGGGATCACagtcaaatctctctggattatCAGGAAGAGGTTGTTTGTTCCAGCTGTTTCTCACACTGGTCAGATCATCAGACAGGACAAGTTCTGGATGAGCCGTGTTTGGATCCAGAATCACAGGAGCTGATGAGACACAATCAACAGATGATTTTATTCTGATGTTCATATAATGATCAAGAGTGAACCAACACAGATTATTATGAATCATGACACTCGTCCTGTTGATCAGACACATCAGATCACTGTCAGTGTTGTTATTAGCTTCACACTCATTTTCATCATCAACTACAAACTATTAAATGTGTGATTTAGACATTTGTGTCCATCAAGAGAAACCAATACTCCTGGAAAGTTAAATCATAACTCCTCCTAACAACCACCAAACTCGactcagaccttcagactgttctgactcaGATCACTTTAtcttttatattaattaatctatctatctatctatctatctatcatgaaGCACCTTTAACTCTCCACCCATCCATCATTTCCAGCTCAGATCTCCTGCAGTCAGACTCACTGTTTTGGACGATGTCCTGCATCTTCTTCCAGACTCTGAACGGCAGGTTGCCCAAGTAACGTGGCACATGAATCAAAGCTCCAGAAGCCATCTGTGGATCCGGCCGTGAGCTCTGGACTCTGGAAGAACATTCAGGAGTCAGAACTGCAGTGGCTTTGGATCAGAACCAGAGAGACCAGAGACAGGAGCAGATCACTCACCTTTCCATTGAGACTGGAAACtcctgcagaacaaacacaccatTTATCATCAAGAACTCAATCAATGAACCAATGATCAACCAATGATCTGAAATCAGACCTTCAGAAAGCAGACGTCATTGGCTTTCATCATCTCCTCCATGTCTTtgattgtgtgtgaaagagctgAGATGTGTCTCTTCATCTCCTCCAGCTTCTTCTTCATCATCTGCTTCTTCTGCTCCTCTTCCTTCCTCAGAGCAATGATTGTagcttcttcttcatctctgagaaactgatgaagcTTCTCAAACTGCTGTTTAATCTGATGCTCTGTGTGCTCAGCTTGAGACTGAAATCAGATCACATTCACTTCAATCATCTCAATCAACACACATCAACACTTCACATCATTAATATCAGTGATAAACTCAGACACTGACATATAACGGATCCAGAAGCAGATTGATACTCGTTatttacagaaataataaaCTGGAAtccattatattaaatatatc includes the following:
- the LOC125246934 gene encoding nuclear factor 7, ovary-like yields the protein MASAAEDDYICPVCHEIFKAPVILSCSHSFCKECLQQFWRTKKTQECPVCRRRSSKDKPPPNLALKNLCESFLKERNERRSSGSEEICSLHSEKLKLFCLEDKQPVCVVCFTSQKHISHTVRPINEVVPSYKEELNTALKSLQEKLQHNEEMKGEFEETVQHIKSQADHTERQIKQQFEKLHQFLRDEEEATITALREEEEQKKQMMKEKLEEMNRHISALSHTIKDMEEMMKANDVCFLKEFPVSVERVQSSQPDPQMASGALIHVPRYLGNLSFRVWKKMQDIVQNTPVILDPNTANPCLILSDDLTSVRKSGNDQPVPDNPERFDHYPCVLGSEGFNSGTHCWDIEVKESSWWELGVTTASNKRKGDDFFKTDVWSVGYNSTGLSSGSGFHVKQNLDHVRVSLDYDGGTVSFSDPVTNTHLHTFTTTFTDTLFPFFHCSHSFRILAVNSQ
- the LOC125246855 gene encoding nuclear factor 7, ovary-like isoform X2, yielding MASAAEDDYICPVCHEIFKDPVLLSCSHSFCKECLQQFWRTKKTQECPVCRRASQHEPPPNLALKNLCESFLKERNERRSSGSEEICSLHSEKLKLFCLEDKQPVCVVCMNSQKHDNHKFRPISEVVSSYKEELNTALKSLQEKRQHNEEMKGEFEKTVQHIKSQAEHTEHQIKQQFEKLHQFLRDEEEATIIALRKEEEQKKQMMKKKLEEMKRHISALSHTIKDMEEMMKANDVCFLKEFPVSMERVQSSRPDPQMASGALIHVPRYLGNLPFRVWKKMQDIVQNTPVILDPNTAHPELVLSDDLTSVRNSWNKQPLPDNPERFDCDPCVLGSEGFNSGTHCWDIEVKESSDWELGVTTASNQRKGQDFFDTDAWSVWYNSTGLSLGFGFRVKQKLDRVRVSLDYGRRKVSFSDPVTNTHLHTFKSTFTDTLFPFFWCLGSLRILAVNSQ
- the LOC125246855 gene encoding nuclear factor 7, ovary-like isoform X1, with amino-acid sequence MASAAEDDYICPVCHEIFKDPVLLSCSHSFCKECLQQFWRTKKTQECPVCRRASQHEPPPNLALKNLCESFLKERNERRSSGSEEICSLHSEKLKLFCLEDKQPVCVVCMNSQKHDNHKFRPISEVVSSYKEELNTALKSLQEKRQHNEEMKGEFEKTVQHIKSQAEHTEHQIKQQFEKLHQFLRDEEEATIIALRKEEEQKKQMMKKKLEEMKRHISALSHTIKDMEEMMKANDVCFLKEFPVSMERVQSSRPDPQMASGALIHVPRYLGNLPFRVWKKMQDIVQNSESDCRRSELEMMDGWRVKAPVILDPNTAHPELVLSDDLTSVRNSWNKQPLPDNPERFDCDPCVLGSEGFNSGTHCWDIEVKESSDWELGVTTASNQRKGQDFFDTDAWSVWYNSTGLSLGFGFRVKQKLDRVRVSLDYGRRKVSFSDPVTNTHLHTFKSTFTDTLFPFFWCLGSLRILAVNSQ